The DNA sequence atttttaattctagattttattgtgtttggtgaataaataaaaaacagctttaattgaaaattataggtcactgacagcagattttagaatgAGCCCAaatgttgcttttagaagctgttgtggatTAAAACACGCTctgaagttgttttatgtactgacagtaCTTTTAAAAATATCATTTACCAAACATGAAACTGTTTTAGTTCACAGCTAATTATTCTCACAATACAGTAGcagcatttttattttattttaattttttaaaaatcacagcaatcccaaactaacccTTAGTAAACCACTCGGACAGAGCGGTCGGTCGCAACACTCGGGTGGACCAATCCATTCCAAGCCCAACCTATtgtacaaaaaagaaaaaagcccAACCTTTATAGTTAACCCTTGAGGCCTTAACCGACTCTGTAAAAATTGCTTCGTCTCTATAAAAGCAGCTTCTTAATTTACTGATTGGCTCCAAAGACCTAAAATCGCTTCCCCATCTCAAATCCACAACACCACCACCAAATCGACGACATGGCTTCCAAGAAGGGCGACTACAACCCTCACTCCGGCGACGGCGCTAGCCCTGggtcagctctctctctctctctctctctcttatctcTTATCTCTTGGATGGTTTTGTCATCGATACGTGAACAATCAGCTAATTGGTTCCATCATTCTTTTTGTGCAGGAAGATATTCATCGGAGGCTTGGCAAAGAACACCACCTTAGGTAAGATAGATTTCTTCTATCTAGATAAAAATTGATATGGGTCTACTATTCAAAACAGTTATATAGATGTTGTTTGGATGGTTTAAGTTTGATTAGGGGTTTCCGTCGATTTGCTCATATCTGTGTTTGTTGCAGAGACCTTCATTAAGTACTTTGAGAAGTATGGGGAGATAATTGATTCTGTCATCATGAAGGACCGCCAAACCGGGCTTCCTAGGGGTTTCGGCTTTATAACCTATGCCGATCCTTCCGTTGTTGACCAGGTTATTCAAGAGACTCACGTCATCAATGACAAGCAGGTAATCTTCAGCCTTTTACAATTTGATTGAAGAGTTACAAGTAATGTTTAGCATGTTCAATTAAGAGAAATCGAATTTCCGTTAGTTAAGTAGAAGAATTACAGGATTTGATGTTTCTTCATCATCGCTACAACATTATATGGCCAGTTATTTGATTGTGATTATTGTCGTGGTAACCAGGTTGAGATAAAGAGAACCATTCCAAAAGGTGCCGGACAAGCTAATGATTTCAAAACTAAGAAAGTTTTTGTAGGCGGGATTCCAAGAACTGTTACAGAAGGTTTGTGTATTATCTCTTGGCATAGGTTGTTGTTTGTGATACTCTAATTTTTGTTGCACAACTGAtcaatgttttttctttttttgtctccCTTTGAACATCAGATGAATTGAAAGATTTCTTTTCAAAGTATGGTAATGTAGAGGAGCATCAGATCATTCGTGAGCATGCCACTAACCGCTCTCGGGGGTTTGGATTTGTTGTATTTGAGAGCGAAAAAGTTGTTGATAATTTGCTGgcaaatggaaataaaattgATATGGATGGAACACAGGTGAGTTTTTGGCAATGGTCTTTGATGATGTTGGGTGTATATACATACGTAAATGTTTTGTATAAAGGAACACTGAAAGGTTTTATTTTAAAGTATCCTCCTAATTTTAAGCACGTGTATTTTTTTTCATGAAAGTTTTGCACGACTTTTACATTCCGTATTTCCTACTTAAGTGGACTTGAATGCAGGGTTTTCTCTCTCTACCCAAATCCAGGTCTCACGAATAAATTTGCTAAGTAAGAGCTTAGGTTAACTCACTTCTTTATTGTAGGTTGAGATCAAGAAGGCTGAACCGAAGAAGGCCTCAAACCCCGCTCATGTTCCTGCCTTCAGTAGAGACTCTAGGGCACCCCCATACCATGCTAGTTATGATTTAGTCGGCAACACATATAGTGGTTATGGCCCTGGTGGTTATGGCCTTCCTTCTTATGGCCCTCCTTCCTATAGGTCACATGGAGAATTTGGCAATAGGTTTGATGATTACAATGGTTATTCAGATGCTAATGATGTTGGTGTTGGTTTTGAGGGTCTCAGAGGTGGTCCTTTTCCTGGTTATCACGGAGATTCTTCATTCGGGTATCCTAGTAGATTCTCATCCTATCGTGGAGGGCTTGGTGGGGGATATGGTGGTAGCGGGTTAGGTGCATATGGGCGTGAAGCTAGGGGCTATGGAAGTTATGCTGGGTCAGGCTCGGGTGATGGTTATGATTCAGGCCCTGGTGCTAGTTATGAAGGACCGCGAGGCTTGTACGGTGCTAGTAGGGCAGGATATGGTGGCAGTAGTCGTTACCACCCTTATGGAAGGTAGAAATATGTCTAAGCTTTCATATAGAAGTTGCATGCTGGTTCCATCGTCCCTAGGCACTACAGCAAGAGGTACTAGCTAGAAGAGCAGATGAACCACTAGTTTCTCCGGGTTGCAAGTTTAGATCATCATCTACTTAGAAGACTTTGTCATTTTAGTCATATGTTATCTGTTTTCCCATTGACAGTTAGAAGATGCTCACCGTTATGTGATAAACATTTGTTAGAATCAACCTAGTGTAGTTTGTGTTCCCATATTCATTTGTTTTCTAGTGCTTTGTGAGCCAGTTATTTTTTTCCCATTGGATATTGTCTTCTGTTCCTAAGAGTGTGCACTGTTGTGAGATATTAGTGAAATAGTTTACTTATGCCCACATAGGTCAAAGTCTATCATTCAGGACCACACAAATTTTTATCATTCAGTCATAAAAATAGTAGGTTCCTTCCTTAAAAGCTATAGCTAGTAAGTAGAAATTCCTGCTTGGTTTTGTTGTGTCTCTTCCTAGAAGCTATGATTTGATGTACTGTTACCATTGTTTTCTTCTGTTGGTAAACCGGTATAAATGACTTGTTACAGTTAAATTGCAAGGGTTTCAAGCGTGACCAATATCTCCCGTATTTTTGTTGAAGTCCTGACTCGTGGTTATGACTATTCTCAAATAGCATTTGATCAGTAGGTATcgaaaatatctttgaaactatATCACagtgtttttcttttggttacaaGGAGGCCCATAGTGCCTAAGTGAAAGAACCAAAGCACCTAACTGATCTGGCTCATACTCAAAACCATCTTCCTCACAATGTGCACATGAGTGATACTGAGGGAAACTGCGTAGCCCTAGAGACAGTAATGCCTTCCTTTAGCCAGGGAAGTATCCACTCCATTGTTCTCTCGGTGTTTAAGATTGCCAAGAGGATTGCTGCATTTAAATTCCACTCAGTTTTGAATTAGAATTCCTAAAGTATAATTCACTTGGATAAGGATAATCACAACTGCAGACTACTTCCAAGTGGTTGAGGTGCTAATCATCACGAGCAAGATTGACAGAATTGATTTGAGCCTTATCTCACACACCTATTGCGTAATATGGTGTTATCAAAGATGAAAAGCCCTTCGCATTAGCGCAAGTCAC is a window from the Rosa chinensis cultivar Old Blush chromosome 2, RchiOBHm-V2, whole genome shotgun sequence genome containing:
- the LOC112186083 gene encoding RNA-binding protein Musashi homolog 2, coding for MASKKGDYNPHSGDGASPGKIFIGGLAKNTTLETFIKYFEKYGEIIDSVIMKDRQTGLPRGFGFITYADPSVVDQVIQETHVINDKQVEIKRTIPKGAGQANDFKTKKVFVGGIPRTVTEDELKDFFSKYGNVEEHQIIREHATNRSRGFGFVVFESEKVVDNLLANGNKIDMDGTQVEIKKAEPKKASNPAHVPAFSRDSRAPPYHASYDLVGNTYSGYGPGGYGLPSYGPPSYRSHGEFGNRFDDYNGYSDANDVGVGFEGLRGGPFPGYHGDSSFGYPSRFSSYRGGLGGGYGGSGLGAYGREARGYGSYAGSGSGDGYDSGPGASYEGPRGLYGASRAGYGGSSRYHPYGR